The nucleotide sequence CGCCATGCGGTCCAGGCAGGCGCGCAGAGAGAACCGGCTGCATTGGCAGGCGGGCAACCGTCGCTGGCCGGTCGGCAGGCGTAACGACAGAAGGAGAGGCGGGAATTATGAGCGAGCAGGTTTCAACGCAACAGGCGGACGCTGGCCAGGCGGAGCCGCAACTGACGCCGGACGAGGAAATTGCCGAGCTGGAAAAGCTGCTGGCGACAGACGGTGAGGATTTTCAAGCCCGCTGTCGGCTGGGCGAGCTCTATTTCAGCAAGGGCCGCCTTGATGACGCGCTGACCGAGGTCAAGAAGTCCATCGAAATGGCCGAGGGGCTTCGAACGGAGATGAACCGCTCGCTCGCCATGTACTACTCGAACTTTGGTACCATCTACGCGACCAAGGGGATGGCGGAGGAGGCGGAGCAGCAGTTCAAGCGCGCACTGGAGCTACATTCAGACGACGTGCTGGCGCTTTTCAATCTGGGTCGCGTGCAGTCCGACAAGCGGAATTATCGCGAGGCGCAGAAGTATTATGAACGGCTGGTCGAAGTCACCCCCGAGGACCCTATCGCGTGGTACAATCTGGCAGGTGTATACGTCGAGCTGGACAACCCGCAGGTCTCGGACCTGAACACGATGGAAATGGCGATGCAGTGCTATCTCCGGACGCTCGAGCTCGATCCCAAGCATCTGGAGGCCAGCTTCAAGCTCATGGAGATCGCCTTTAACCACAAGAAGTCCGATCTTGCGATCAAGGTGCTGGAGGACGCGGTGGACCATAACCAAGACGAGCCGCTGGCCTACTACAACCTCATCAGCGCCTACGACAAGTGTAAGATGTTCGAGCAGGCCGAGCAGACTCGGCAGCGACTGAAAGACCGCTTCGCGAAGCGGTCGAAGGATTCCAGCACAGCATAACCGTCAACACGAGGAGAACACGGGCCATGTTTGGAAGCATCGGCATCACAGAGCTGGTATTAATCCTGGTGATCGTGCTGATCATCTTCGGCGCGGGGAAGCTCCCGCAGTTGGGTGAGGGGCTGGGCAAGGCGATCAAGGGCTTCAAGAAATCCGTCCATGAGGCGGAGGCGATCGAGGCCGATGCGCAGGCTCAGGCGCAGTTGACGGCGACACCGCAGGCGCAACCAGCTCCACCGCAGACGCCTGCGCCGGTCGAGCAGCAGGTTTCGCCGCAGCAGCCAAAGGCCTGACAGGCATCTGATGGGCACGCCGGTCGAGCTCGGAACAGGCTTCATCGAGACCTTTGCCGGCAACGGCAAGGCGCGCAGCACCGGGGATGGTAAGCTGGCCGTGAAGGCCGGCATTCCGCTCCCGCACCATGCCGCGCTGGACCGTAACGGGACGTTTCTCTACTTCGCTGAATCGGGCTCCGATCGCGTACGGCGCGTGGATTTGAACGCCGGCACGCTGCACAACTTCGCCGGCATCGGCGAAACCTGCTACAGCGGCGACAGTGGTCCCTGCGGCGAAGCGGGGCTGTATCTCCCGCTCGACGTCGCCTTCGATTCGAAAAATAACCTCTACATCTGCGATTCCGGCAGCAACCGCATCCGTTGGGTGGATCGCGAGACGGGCGTCATCACGACCGTCGTCGGCACCGGGCAGCATGGCTTCAACGGGGACGGTCCGGCGCTCGAGGTGAATCTCACCTGGCCGGCCGCCATCGCCTTCGACGCCCATGATGTCATGTACATTGCCGACACGCAGGCGCACCGGGTCCGCCGCTACGATCCCAAGACTAAGCAGGTGACGACGATCGCCGGAACCTGGACGGCGGAGGATGACGCCCGGGAGCAGCCACTGGTTGCACGCAACCTCGTCGTCCTGTCGGGTGACGCCATCGGCATCGATTTCAGCGATGACCAGGGCTGGCTCATGCCCGTCTGCTCGGACGGCCTCGATCTTTCGCTTTATCTGGATGACGGTAAGCCGGCCACGGACGCCCGTCTCTACGACATCGTCGGCATCGCCGTGGACAGCAAGGGCCATGTCTACGTGGTGGACAAGGGCAGTAACCGTGTTCGAAAAATCGATACGGCCACGGGCACCATCTCCACCGTCGCCGGTATCTGCCGCTACGGCTATGATGGCGATAACAAGCCCGCCGTCAAGGCCATGCTCCATGCGCCAGAAGCCGTCGTGCTGGACGCCGAGGATAATCTCTATATCTCCGACACGATGAATCACCGCGTGCGAAAGGTGGACGCCAGAACGGGCACCATCACCACGGTGGTCGGCAACGGCGAGAGCGGCTACGAGGACAAAAACATGGGCGGCTGTGGCGCCGCACGGTTCGTCGCGAAGGAATCCGCCGGTCAGCTCAAGCACGGCGACGGTCTGCTGGCCGTGGAAGCCGTCGTGAATTCCCCGGTCGGGCTTGCGCTGGATTCGCAGGGACTGTTGTATATGTGCGAGCGGGGCGAGAATAAAATCCGGCGCGCCAGAATCTGGTAGACGCGCCGGCATTGAATCAGAACGCAGGCTGTTCATGCAGGCCATCCGGCCCGGCCGCAGCCAGCGAGGGACCAACGCATATGCTTCGGTCCGTTGAGGGTTTGAGTGATGCGAGAACGCAGCCGGCGGATTCTTTCAGCAGCCAGCTAGGAGGGGAGTGGATGCCCCGGGGACTACATCGGTCACATCTCCCGCTGTTTGCCGGTCTGTTTGTCGGAGCCTTCGTTCTGGGATGGTTTGGTGTCCCGATGGTCAGTTCTGAGGGCATGATCGTCCGCTCGTCCTTCGTGGCCGGCGAGATTCCCTCCGCGCCCGAAGACACCGCCTGGGACAAGATTCCTCTCATGACCGTACCGCTCAGCGGGCAGGTCATCACGCGACCGGTCTGGCCCGAGCCCAGCGCGCGAGCGCTCACGCTCAAATCCGTCCACAACGGCAGCGACATCGCCTTCCTGCTCGAATGGCAGGACAATACGAAAAACGACCGTCTGACGCCAGGCACCTTCCGCGACGGTGTCGCGATCGGTCTCCCGCTGGGCGACGCCCCGGCCTTTTTCTGCATGGGGCAGCTCGATCACTATATCAATATCTGGCACTGGAAGGCGGACTGGCAGAGCGACATTGATCGGCGCGCCGCGCGCACCTCGGACAGTCGGGCGAGTGGAGAGGTACGGCGGTTTGAGGTGATTCCGCGCCGGAAATCGTCGGTCGAGGATCTCATCGGCGGCGGGTTCAGCACGCTGACGACGAAGGAAGACCAGGGCCGTGTACAGGGCAAGGCGACGTGGAAGGACGGTGTTTGGCGTGTGGTCATCCGCCGCCCGATGGCGAGCGCCGGACAGGAAAATGAGGCCCGGTTGGAGCCGGGCCGTCTGCAGGCGGTGGCTTTCGCGATCTGGAACGGGGAAAACAAGGAACGCAACGGGCAAAAGGCCGTGGCGCCGTGGTTTCAACTGGCCATTGATC is from Nitrospira sp. and encodes:
- a CDS encoding tetratricopeptide repeat protein; translated protein: MSEQVSTQQADAGQAEPQLTPDEEIAELEKLLATDGEDFQARCRLGELYFSKGRLDDALTEVKKSIEMAEGLRTEMNRSLAMYYSNFGTIYATKGMAEEAEQQFKRALELHSDDVLALFNLGRVQSDKRNYREAQKYYERLVEVTPEDPIAWYNLAGVYVELDNPQVSDLNTMEMAMQCYLRTLELDPKHLEASFKLMEIAFNHKKSDLAIKVLEDAVDHNQDEPLAYYNLISAYDKCKMFEQAEQTRQRLKDRFAKRSKDSSTA
- the tatA gene encoding twin-arginine translocase TatA/TatE family subunit; translated protein: MFGSIGITELVLILVIVLIIFGAGKLPQLGEGLGKAIKGFKKSVHEAEAIEADAQAQAQLTATPQAQPAPPQTPAPVEQQVSPQQPKA